Below is a window of Humulus lupulus chromosome 2, drHumLupu1.1, whole genome shotgun sequence DNA.
tatgtgGAAGTAAACTTCAGTAGTGTCATTGCAGTCATTACATAAGATCCAAACCTGAATAGTTAGCCAGAAAAATAGGTCAATTTCCAAGTGTTCTATGTGGGGAATCTTCATATTGATCAATACTCAGAATTTGTGCAGCAAAAGAAGTGTGAGAGAGTTCCTTAGAGAAAGTTCAATTAAAATTTTATGGCAAATCTGATAATAAACTTTCTAAACCAATCAATGTAAGAACAATTTCATGAGCAAAGTTGAAAGTTATAACCTTTGTAGAGCGATAATCATCGGGCATCATGGTCTCTTCAATCTGTTGATATCAAGATTATTAGCACCAAACATTGTAATGTAAGGTAACTTTTGAAAAAGTGTAAGAGCTCAAATTCAGTGTGTACCTCTTCATCTATTCTCTTCCAAGTTTTGGTCATGTCAATTATTGACTTGGAGCATATGGGACAACAGTATCTGAATAATTTCATAACATTTTTTAGTAAACAAAAAACAAAGCAATTAGACTTTTGAAGTTGTAACTTGAGAAAGCTAATGTGAAGAAAAATTCAAGGCTGCCTCCTTACTTTCCGCGCTTTATCAATTCACCGTAACATTCACAATGCATTGTGTGGCCACATTTCATTACGGTAGTGTCTTTTAGAGAATCAAAAAGATACTGCAGGTTTATAATATGATTGTGTTAGGAAAGATACTGCAGTTTTGCGAAGTAGAAAATAAACAATGAACACGATCATAACAGAACTGAAACCTCATAACATATGGGGCAATGGTGTCTCATGGAGTTCTCCACACACCGGTGATTGTCGCGCAGACCAATAGAATAGCAAGACCCTGAAAACTTGCAAAGCACCTCTTTAAATGACAAGTTCTACTGAGCTGAAATGCTTAAAAGAGACAGTGGGAAcagtcaaaataattttttagcaGAGTACCAGGCTAAGAGGGTTTTTTCTAGTGTTGATAGAAATATAACAAAAATGAAAAACTAGAAAAGTAATAATCCAAAGCTTAAGATTTCATTTCATTTCAACATCATCTAAATGAGTTTTAAGGGTTGAGCAATTGTAGAGTAGTAATGGTACAACTTGCATACCACACTTTTTGCAGTGAAAGAAATTCTCACGGCCACCAACTCTGTTTTCGAATGCCACAAACAACACCGAATTAGCAATTTGACACAAAATCAAGCGAAACGAAACAGAATAAAATTTTCTAAACTTGGCATACAAACCTGCAGATTCCACAGTCATCACAATGAAATTGAGCCTTATCAGTCTGCAGGCAGGTAATTCAAACAGTAAGTCTCATAAAAAGAATGAACTACTAAAGAACATAGAACAGAATACTACAGAACACGTTTCAATAACTCTAAAGCAACAAACTTGACTAATAATCTCAATTCTAATTATTTACTGTAGTTAAAGTCGGGATTGTGTGATTACATCATCATCGTAAAACTTGCATATTTCACAGAAATACTCCCCCATGTTGACCCCACAGTTGGTACAAGCTTGAGTAGCCTGAAAACCAAATGAATATCAAAGAACAGCAAATCAACAAAGGTAGAATTTCAGTAAcccaaaaaggaaaaaaaaattctcGAAGATAATGACAGAAACATTTACATACCGGTTGTTCTGTATCACAAACTGAACAGACAACctggaaaaaaagaaaaacagagaaaaCTCCATTTAAGTCACTCGTATTGGCAAATTCACAAACAGTAGTAATACAAACGAAAGTGAGACAGAAACAGCGAGGTGAGAGCTTACTTCTTTAACATCATTCCGAACGAGCTCATGCCGATCAAAGGGGTTCTTTAAAATGCTCTAAATAGATCaaatatgaaaaaataaataaataacaaaatcCCAAATCAGAAAAATAGGTGGAGAAGCTAGTGTTGCAATCTAAAACAAGGTTAAAACATGGGATATGAATGAAATGAAAAGAACAGACCGTGGCCTCGTTATGGCAATGACGACATGGATAGATCTCGATGCAGCATGGAGCTCGAATCTGACATCTCCTTCTATAGTGCTGGCATCTAAAAGCTCAAAACCAAGAAAAACAACGAGAACAGATGCTGAAATGAGATTTCTTAGATTAGATATAACGAAAAGATAAGTAAACATAGAAGATTATGGATTAAAATTACCCATAACCCATCTTCCCAAAATCAAGACGTTCATTGGTTGTGCCTTCCATGAGTGTGGGAGAGAGATTTTTGCAGAGAAGGGAAGGCTATTGAAAGAAGTTTCCTGATTTGGGAAGGATGGGCTATTAGTTCAAATTATTTTGTCTCAATCTTCAAAGAGGAAGGGGGCTTAAAGCAACCACACCAAAGAGGTCACTTTTTATGTAACTTCcattataaaaatagtattttctttccatttttgtATAAAcaaatacacacacacatatataatataatacttGCATAATAATGGATACCCACTTGGCCGTAGAGAGAGAGGATAAGGTCGGGGTGGCAGTAGTTGAGTGACTTCGGAAGAAAGCGACAGGCGCCGTAATATTAGCGAATTGGATTTCAGAGAGAGCAAGAACCTAAGTTAATATGCTCAACCAAACAGCAATCTTTTGAGATGAATGAACCCTTTTTCATTATTGTAATTCtcttgagaaagaatagaaaCTACCAATCGATGACATaattctgatttttgggataatgggaaagtttttgtttttcatttttattacTTGCTAAGATTTTCAACAAactgatattaaaaaaaaaagctgaAAACTTTATTTTATCACTACCCATCTTGGTTACACTCTTTGATAAAGATGGTAATTTTAGTAGGCATATATTTATAGTGTTTCTCCGAACTAACATGGCAGAATTCAGAACAGAAAATCAGTTAAAAAGATTCACCATATTCATATCAAACAACCCCTTTACTTGGACGCAACCACTTCTGATTTTTCCATCTATTATACCTTATTAAAATGATAAAACTAGAATTTTTATGGGATTTCCAAAAAAGCAATGTGGATTAGTTTATTGACCATATATTGATCAGATGAATATATGCTTTTTTTGGAAAAGGGTCAAGTTGATACAAAAGGTGACATCATTGGATCTGTATTGGGAAAtatatatgatatgatatatagCATCCGAGCAttgtattatatttatatatatatttattaaattcttcaaatTCCTTAAGGTTTGTGCAATGGATATCAATTTTGGGACCTTTGAGGCTTCTAAagttttattattgttgttattgcTTTCTCAAAGTACTACAACTACAACAATAACAACAACCAAAAATAATTATGTTTACTTACACATATATAGTGCTACCATTACTATATATAAAGCAAGCTTTTTAGTTCATCTATTTATTCTTGTATACCCTCGTTTTactcttgtattaaatatttttttggttAGTCAAAATGGGTGAACAATTCAATTGCAATTCAAGAGTTGGAAGCTCCTGCTAGTATTATTTTGAATATTGAATGGTCTTTGCCAATTTATAAATGTAGTACTTTACATCATGTTAGTAGACAAGATCGCATGTGTGACTTAATTAATTCACATTATCTTATCTTGTaagtacacatatatatatatatatatgtatgtgtgcaTATCCATCACAATAATTAATAACTTTAAAGTTTGCATGTGTAACAAGTGCATCTGTGTGTATTACATCACTCTAACATTATTCGAGACAGATTATTTTAATTGAAAAGAATTATAAttctattttttatatattacaGTAGAGATTGTAATTATTTATAACATGTTGTAAGTTTTTGAgatattcttaataatttacTATGTGGACGAAAAATAATGTTCAAATAATACGTTGcacaaatgataattttttatatatatataaactatttGAACACTATtacaaaaataggctttaacttcggttttttcgCTTGTTATTCTTCGAATCTCGCAAAAATATTAACCGAAATTAATCTGAGCGAAATTAAAAGTATTTAAAAACCAAAATTAAAGAGTATCTTTTAACTTCAGTTATTATGTAGTCTATAGGGAAAGGAGATATCAAGTACTTAAACTAATCACTCATACTCAGCGAACATGACTAGTCTTCCGACCTACATCACACTCAAGTTCTGTCGTCATTACTATTTCTTTTACTTATTCTTTATCACTATCAAATTTACTATTTATTTCCTCTGACTATTTTCTAGCAATCTAACTGACTTGAGTGTCGGAGTCCCTTTAGCTGACACATCATTGGTGCTCCTAATTGAACTATTTcctctctctttgttcttgacagattgttagtatatgtttaatcaattgtaggaaatcgcATCTACAATTTAGTGCCCACTGTGGGGCCCTAGCAATTAGACGATTGACAAAGGATCCAAGAGCTCGTTTGGAAAACCATGTCAAACGTGACAGAGACATTCGATATGGTCGCCTAGCTCGCTGCCCTTACTGCTCAGATGAATGAAGATCGTGAGAAAATGAAGAGGCTCAAAGCTGAGAATGCTGACCTGCTCATGCGAATGGAGGTCATGTCCTCTCAGGCTACCAAGGTTCAGCCATCCCGCTTCTGAGGCCCAATCAGCTCGATGCAACCTTTGGGTGACTTCACCCCTATCTCTAACAATGATGGATCGAGTTAGACAGATCCATCATCCTCGGTAATAAATTATCAAACTCCACCTACCATGCATAACATACAAAATTCTACTGTCAATGCAGGTGAACAGGTGACCATAATTGAACATGGACATTCATCTGCACCCAGACAACAGTAGGCTCCAAGAGTCAGCCAGCCAGCCTCTGTTGCTGGACAACAACAAACTCCAGGAATTGTTCAGCCGACCTCTGAGAGTGGACAATAGCAAGCCATGGGAGTTCGTCAACCTACCTTACGAGTGGGACAGAACGCTCCAGAGCAACCAATCACGTTCGGACAAAGTCAGCCAACCATGATCGAGCCAGCACACTAACCCATTACCAGTTCCTTCCCAACTCTTGACTTTGGATTGGCTCGCAAATTGGCTGAGATGGAGGCACTCATCCAATGGATTCCCGGGATGTCGGCTCCAATAAAGAAGAGTGCGGCAAGTTGCTATGTCGATTCCTCATTTGTTGACAATATAGCAATGGTCGAGATGCCTAAGAAGTTTAGCTTCCCTCACATGAAGATGTTCGATGGGACATCTGACCTTGATGACCACATCGCCCAATACAGACAAAGGATGTTTGCTGCGGCCATCCCGCCTGACATGAGGAAATCTTGCATGTGTAAGGGATTTGGTTCCAATCTGATTAGACCAGCCCTCCAGTGGCACACTAATTCACCTAATAATTCAATTTCTACTTTTGAACAATTAACTGACACTTTTGTTGAGCAACTTGTTAGTAGCAGGAAGCTCGAGAAGTCTGTAGAAGACTTGTATGTCATAGTCCAGCGGCGTGGAGAGCCTCTCCGCGACTGCGTAGGTCGTTTCAACAAGGAGAAGATATTCATTACCAACTGTAATCAAGACACAACCACCTCAACCTTCTGGAAAGGGCTCCGCTACGACTCAAACCTGTATAAAAACAAGCGTGCAGCTAACTATTTGAACTATGTTTTCGACACCGTAAATATTTGAAATTTATCGAAAACTGGTAAGATGTTTtatataactataatgtacatcgtcatataaaaaaaattgttataattTATCCATATGTCGAAAACATACGCCTCTACCAATAAAGACAAAAGTGGCACCTCTAGAATAAAATTGTCCTATATGGTAAtattataagataattaaacAAATCCACAGACATTATTATACATACTTTTGGGTTATCACTTTTAAGGGATATTGGCGGCGACAATACCCaattttttcaaaagttacactttaataaccaaatcttttttttttttgcggtaataatACATAAGTCTACAATTTGGTGCAACCGTTAGTACTCACCGCTAACGGCTCGTTAAGTATCCACGTGGCACATTTTTATACTcgtaaatttaggtattaaagtgtaactttataAATGATTTTGGTATTATTGCCGCCAATATCTctaaattctttaaatactataaaaatcattttaaattttaaaaatctaaaagattattagaaagtaattaataaaactaaaatatgcAAATTCAAAACaacccaaattaaaattgaaactcaaaatcatcccaaaattcatattattaattagtttttaataatcttgtagattttttaaaatttaaaatgatttttaaaatacttaaataatttagtctaaaatcatcccaaaattcaTATGTGTCACGTGGATACTTATCGAGGAGCTCACGATGACTACTAAAGGTTGCATCAAAATTGTAGGTTTAGGTATTACCGTAAAAAAatgggtattaaagggtaacttTTGAAAAGATTTTGGTATTATCACCGccaattaga
It encodes the following:
- the LOC133819362 gene encoding E3 ubiquitin-protein ligase MIEL1 — protein: MEGTTNERLDFGKMGYGCQHYRRRCQIRAPCCIEIYPCRHCHNEATSILKNPFDRHELVRNDVKEVVCSVCDTEQPATQACTNCGVNMGEYFCEICKFYDDDTDKAQFHCDDCGICRVGGRENFFHCKKCGSCYSIGLRDNHRCVENSMRHHCPICYEYLFDSLKDTTVMKCGHTMHCECYGELIKRGKYCCPICSKSIIDMTKTWKRIDEEIEETMMPDDYRSTKVWILCNDCNDTTEVYFHIVGQKCSHCKSYNTRTIAPPVLPQ